In the Myxococcota bacterium genome, one interval contains:
- the murC gene encoding UDP-N-acetylmuramate--L-alanine ligase — protein MRRIQRVHFVGAGGIGMCGLAELLANQGYQVSGSDLRESANTERLRSLGIDVHVGHAAEHVRDADVVVFSSAVRADNPEIREADAAKIPVIPRAEMLAEVMRLKDGVAVAGSHGKTTTTSLIAHVLDEAGLDPTAIVGGRVLQAEHPPSTTRHGAGELLVAEADESDGSFLRLAPVMGVVTNIDPEHLDHYGDYETLQEAFVTFCNRMPFWGASVLCLDHPGVQSILPRMTRRVITYGTSNQADWVAHSFEAAAPGFSFAVRHRGEELGRARTRLPGRHNVQNALAALAVAHELEVPFVTAAEALETFLGIERRFEWKGEAHGVRVVDDYGHHPAEIEATLSAAREVHPGRVVVAFQPHRFTRTRDLWDDFARCFHRADVLVLTEIYAASEAKLPGVEATLLADAIRDHGHRHVFYEGDLDAALARILAEAEPGDLVLTLGAGSIAGLGARILEGLGQRD, from the coding sequence ATGAGACGCATCCAGCGGGTCCATTTCGTGGGCGCCGGCGGCATCGGCATGTGCGGCCTCGCCGAGCTGTTGGCGAATCAGGGCTACCAGGTGTCGGGTTCGGACCTCCGCGAGAGCGCCAACACCGAGCGTCTGCGCAGCCTCGGCATCGACGTTCACGTCGGACACGCCGCCGAGCACGTGCGCGACGCCGACGTCGTGGTGTTCTCCTCGGCGGTACGCGCCGACAACCCGGAGATCCGCGAGGCCGACGCCGCGAAGATCCCGGTGATCCCCCGCGCCGAGATGCTCGCCGAGGTGATGCGCCTGAAGGACGGCGTCGCGGTCGCCGGCAGCCACGGCAAGACGACCACCACGTCGCTGATCGCCCATGTCCTGGACGAGGCCGGCCTCGACCCGACGGCGATCGTGGGGGGACGCGTGCTGCAGGCCGAGCATCCGCCCTCGACCACGCGCCACGGCGCCGGCGAGTTGCTCGTTGCCGAAGCCGACGAGAGCGACGGCTCGTTCCTGCGCCTGGCTCCGGTGATGGGCGTGGTCACCAACATCGATCCCGAGCACCTCGACCACTACGGCGACTACGAGACCCTGCAGGAGGCCTTCGTGACCTTCTGCAATCGCATGCCCTTCTGGGGGGCGTCGGTGCTCTGTCTCGACCACCCGGGCGTGCAGTCGATCCTGCCACGCATGACGCGGCGGGTGATCACCTACGGGACCAGCAACCAGGCCGACTGGGTGGCGCACTCCTTCGAAGCCGCCGCGCCGGGCTTCTCCTTCGCCGTGCGCCACCGCGGCGAAGAGCTGGGGCGCGCGCGGACTCGCCTGCCCGGTCGTCACAACGTGCAGAACGCCCTGGCGGCGCTGGCCGTGGCCCACGAGCTCGAGGTGCCCTTCGTCACCGCGGCGGAGGCCCTCGAGACCTTCCTGGGCATCGAGCGCCGCTTCGAGTGGAAGGGGGAAGCCCACGGCGTCCGGGTCGTCGACGATTACGGACACCACCCGGCCGAGATCGAAGCGACGCTGTCGGCGGCGCGTGAGGTGCACCCGGGCCGCGTCGTCGTCGCCTTCCAGCCCCATCGTTTCACCCGTACCCGCGATCTCTGGGACGACTTCGCGCGCTGCTTCCACCGGGCGGACGTGCTGGTGCTCACCGAGATCTACGCGGCGAGCGAGGCGAAGCTGCCCGGTGTCGAAGCCACCCTGCTCGCGGACGCGATTCGCGACCACGGCCATCGGCACGTCTTCTACGAAGGCGACCTCGACGCCGCCCTGGCCCGGATCCTCGCCGAGGCCGAGCCGGGTGACCTGGTGCTCACGCTCGGCGCGGGCAGCATCGCGGGTCTGGGCGCGCGCATCCTCGAAGGCTTGGGGCAACGCGACTGA
- the murG gene encoding undecaprenyldiphospho-muramoylpentapeptide beta-N-acetylglucosaminyltransferase, with product MSAAISDTKRGRAVWAIAGGGTGGHVTPALALAEAVAARGDGVFLLGGEIGLERRLVPEAGFDLVTLPSGQIMGRGSLAKLRALFDTARGVFAAWRALGQRRAQLLVSVGGYASVPGVLAAVLRRLPIALVEPNAIPGRANRLAARFARAVFTQFEAAHGHFETRGDTVVAGAPLRRELVQAFRAAPERRAPGKPLRLLVFGGSQGARQINDALVEIASALDASHFEIFHQTGEADRDRVAQAYADTRLDAQVVAFEPDMPLRYAQSDLAICRSGALTVAELAMAGLPAVLVPYPYAADDHQKANAEAASAHGAARLLEARPLESEALLNTLSEFANDPESLVPMSRAAGDLARPDAAAEVVTHCAHWLEANA from the coding sequence ATGAGCGCGGCCATTTCGGACACCAAGCGCGGGCGCGCTGTCTGGGCGATCGCCGGCGGCGGCACCGGCGGACACGTGACGCCGGCGCTCGCGCTCGCCGAGGCGGTCGCCGCACGTGGCGACGGCGTGTTCCTGCTCGGCGGCGAGATCGGACTCGAGCGCCGTCTCGTTCCCGAGGCGGGGTTCGACCTCGTCACCTTGCCGAGCGGTCAGATCATGGGACGCGGCAGCCTCGCGAAGCTGCGCGCGCTCTTCGATACCGCGCGCGGCGTGTTCGCGGCGTGGCGCGCCCTCGGTCAGCGGCGCGCCCAGCTACTCGTCTCGGTGGGCGGCTACGCGTCCGTGCCTGGCGTGCTCGCCGCCGTGTTGCGGCGGTTGCCGATCGCCCTCGTCGAGCCGAACGCGATCCCCGGCCGGGCAAACCGGTTGGCCGCGCGCTTCGCGCGAGCGGTGTTCACCCAGTTCGAGGCCGCCCACGGCCACTTCGAGACCCGCGGCGACACGGTGGTGGCGGGAGCCCCGCTGCGACGCGAGCTGGTGCAGGCGTTTCGCGCAGCCCCCGAACGGCGCGCACCGGGGAAGCCGCTGCGCTTGCTGGTCTTCGGCGGCAGTCAGGGCGCCCGCCAGATCAACGATGCGTTGGTCGAGATCGCCTCCGCGCTCGACGCCTCCCACTTCGAGATCTTCCACCAGACCGGCGAAGCCGACCGCGACCGCGTCGCCCAGGCCTACGCAGATACGCGGCTCGACGCCCAGGTCGTCGCCTTCGAGCCCGACATGCCCCTGCGCTATGCGCAGAGCGATCTGGCGATCTGCCGCAGCGGCGCGCTGACGGTCGCCGAGCTGGCGATGGCCGGCCTGCCCGCGGTGCTGGTGCCCTACCCGTACGCGGCGGACGATCACCAGAAGGCCAACGCCGAAGCCGCCAGTGCCCACGGCGCCGCCCGACTCCTCGAGGCGCGGCCGCTCGAGAGCGAGGCCCTGCTGAACACCCTTTCGGAGTTCGCGAACGACCCGGAATCGCTGGTGCCGATGAGCCGCGCCGCCGGCGATCTGGCGCGTCCCGACGCGGCGGCCGAGGTCGTCACCCACTGTGCCCACTGGCTCGAGGCGAACGCATGA
- a CDS encoding putative peptidoglycan glycosyltransferase FtsW, with amino-acid sequence MNDATAASRWDGALVTSALALTAIGVVMNYSTTAALAMGEPFPPLALRHAAGVLGALCVAFVVSRLPVVFWERFALWAWLAGGIALAATLVMGIEANGARRWLAIPGLPVALQAAEPARLATVLAVALVLSRATPRVIDTHGLLLRVGLLVAPPVLLLLLQPDFGSAVILCAVVGLLLFGAGLPFRRLALPAGLGLLGAGAYVAARPYALARVRGFLDPWQTAHSEGFQLVQSFVAFGRGGSLGVGLGDGRQKLFYLPEAHTDFILSVVAEELGLVGVLVVLGAFAALCWAGLRIARHATTPFARLLATGATGLIVLPALCNGAVVMGLLPTTGLTLPLLSHGSNSLLCTAAAIGILLRIGSDADREAQTGSPRWRSRHA; translated from the coding sequence GTGAACGATGCCACCGCCGCTTCGCGTTGGGACGGAGCGTTGGTCACGAGTGCACTCGCGCTGACGGCGATCGGCGTGGTGATGAACTACAGCACGACCGCGGCGCTCGCGATGGGCGAGCCCTTCCCGCCGCTCGCGTTGCGACACGCCGCGGGCGTCCTCGGGGCGCTGTGCGTCGCGTTCGTGGTGAGCCGCCTGCCGGTCGTGTTCTGGGAACGCTTCGCCCTGTGGGCATGGCTCGCGGGCGGCATCGCCTTGGCGGCCACGCTGGTGATGGGAATCGAAGCGAACGGTGCGCGACGCTGGCTCGCCATCCCGGGCCTTCCCGTCGCACTCCAGGCCGCCGAACCCGCGCGACTCGCCACCGTGTTGGCCGTCGCCCTGGTGCTGTCGCGGGCGACTCCGCGCGTGATCGACACCCACGGACTGCTGTTGCGGGTGGGGCTGCTCGTCGCGCCCCCCGTGCTGCTCTTGCTCCTGCAACCCGACTTTGGCAGCGCGGTGATCCTGTGCGCCGTCGTCGGTCTGCTGCTCTTCGGCGCGGGGCTGCCCTTCCGTCGCTTGGCCCTGCCCGCCGGGCTCGGCCTGCTCGGCGCCGGGGCTTACGTGGCGGCGCGCCCTTACGCCCTGGCCCGTGTGCGCGGCTTCCTCGACCCGTGGCAGACCGCGCACAGCGAGGGCTTCCAGCTCGTACAGTCTTTCGTCGCCTTCGGGCGTGGTGGCAGCCTCGGCGTCGGCCTCGGGGACGGCCGCCAGAAGCTCTTCTACCTGCCCGAAGCCCATACCGACTTCATCCTTTCGGTGGTCGCCGAGGAGCTCGGGCTCGTCGGGGTGCTCGTCGTGCTCGGTGCGTTCGCCGCGCTTTGCTGGGCCGGGCTGCGCATCGCGCGTCATGCCACGACGCCCTTCGCGCGCCTGCTGGCCACCGGGGCGACCGGCCTGATCGTGCTGCCCGCACTCTGCAACGGCGCCGTGGTGATGGGCCTGCTGCCGACGACCGGCCTCACGCTGCCCCTGCTCTCCCACGGCAGCAACTCGCTGCTGTGTACGGCGGCGGCGATCGGCATCCTGCTGCGCATCGGGAGCGACGCCGACCGAGAAGCGCAGACCGGGAGCCCACGGTGGCGGAGCCGGCACGCATGA
- the murD gene encoding UDP-N-acetylmuramoyl-L-alanine--D-glutamate ligase, producing the protein MPSLAGARILVLGLGATGRSAALFFAERGARVVAADEREDARLAAELPPEVEVRLGAAFPDPAEFDCVVPSPGVPPERYAGRARDVRGDIEWAADALPVPIVAVTGTNGKSTTTLLVAALLRAAGLRVGVGGNVGIPALSLVGEALDVAVLEVSSFQLETTQAFRPRVAVVLNLTPDHLDRHGDFAAYRNAKLRILANQRDEDWAVLNAEDAHVAAFVSAARGRVLAFAADRAPQPEEAFAATLGLDAGELLLQERAAAPRRLPFDWRQPGRHNRENALAAIGAVHALGADLPPALGGLAGFEGLPHRHQIVSHRGGVTWVDDSKATNPGAALRALEGCGGPVIWIGGGRAKGLDLAELAAGAQAARAALLIGEAAPALAAALGDALPVHAEPSLEDAVRRAAQIARPGDWVLLAPGCSSHDQFANFEDRGRRFQAAVGDLPPVEDDR; encoded by the coding sequence ATGCCCTCGCTCGCGGGAGCGCGGATCCTCGTCCTCGGCCTGGGTGCGACCGGTCGCAGCGCGGCGCTGTTCTTCGCCGAGCGGGGCGCCCGGGTGGTGGCAGCCGACGAGCGCGAGGACGCTCGGCTGGCCGCCGAACTGCCGCCCGAGGTGGAGGTCCGGCTCGGTGCGGCGTTCCCCGACCCGGCCGAGTTCGACTGCGTGGTGCCGAGCCCCGGCGTACCGCCCGAGCGCTATGCCGGGCGGGCCCGCGACGTGCGCGGCGACATCGAGTGGGCGGCCGACGCCCTGCCCGTCCCGATCGTGGCGGTCACGGGGACCAACGGAAAATCCACGACCACCCTGCTGGTCGCGGCGCTGCTGCGCGCTGCCGGTCTGCGCGTCGGCGTCGGCGGCAACGTCGGGATTCCCGCCCTGTCCCTCGTCGGCGAGGCCCTCGATGTGGCCGTCCTCGAGGTCTCGTCCTTCCAGCTCGAGACGACCCAGGCGTTCCGCCCCCGGGTGGCGGTCGTGCTCAACCTCACGCCCGACCACCTCGACCGGCACGGCGACTTCGCGGCCTATCGCAACGCGAAGCTGCGGATCCTGGCGAACCAGCGCGACGAGGACTGGGCCGTCCTGAACGCGGAGGACGCCCACGTCGCGGCCTTCGTGTCCGCGGCACGCGGGCGGGTCCTGGCCTTCGCCGCCGACCGGGCCCCTCAGCCGGAGGAGGCCTTCGCCGCCACCCTCGGGCTGGACGCGGGCGAACTGCTGCTCCAGGAACGCGCCGCGGCGCCCCGCCGGCTCCCCTTCGACTGGCGCCAGCCCGGCCGTCACAACCGGGAGAACGCCCTGGCCGCCATCGGCGCGGTGCACGCCCTCGGCGCCGACCTGCCTCCGGCGCTCGGAGGCCTCGCGGGCTTCGAGGGCCTACCCCACCGCCACCAGATCGTCTCCCACCGGGGAGGGGTCACCTGGGTCGACGACTCCAAGGCGACCAATCCCGGCGCCGCGCTGCGGGCGCTCGAGGGCTGCGGAGGGCCCGTCATCTGGATCGGAGGCGGCCGCGCGAAGGGCCTCGACCTCGCCGAGCTGGCGGCGGGCGCGCAGGCCGCGCGAGCCGCCCTGTTGATTGGCGAGGCCGCGCCCGCCCTGGCCGCTGCCCTCGGGGACGCCCTGCCCGTCCACGCCGAGCCGAGCCTCGAGGACGCCGTCCGGCGCGCCGCCCAGATCGCCCGTCCCGGAGACTGGGTTTTGCTCGCTCCGGGGTGTTCAAGTCACGACCAATTCGCGAACTTTGAGGACCGCGGCCGACGCTTTCAGGCCGCCGTCGGCGACCTCCCCCCCGTCGAGGACGACCGGTGA
- the mraY gene encoding phospho-N-acetylmuramoyl-pentapeptide-transferase has translation MFYHLLYPLAGEIGAFNVFRYITFRTGAATLTALFLAFTFGPPLIRRLSKLRVGQPIREIGPDHQSKAGTPTMGGLLILLSLLVSVLLWSNLDSRPVWILVGLTLGYGILGFIDDYAKVREGSSAGVSARAKLFWQTLLASIVALAIYTDPNFDARLSVPFFKNFTPHIGWLYIPLATFIIVATSNAVNLTDGLDGLAIGPVMISAGTFLILAYAAGHAVIADYLAIKHVPGSGHLAIFCGALIGGGLGFLWFNAPPAQLFMGDVGSLALGGALGTIALLIRQEILLAVVGGVFVMETVSVIIQVTSFRLTGKRVFLMTPIHHHFEKLGWAEQKIVVRFWIVSAILGLVALSSLKLR, from the coding sequence ATGTTCTACCACCTGCTCTATCCGCTGGCGGGCGAGATCGGCGCCTTCAACGTCTTTCGCTACATCACGTTCCGCACCGGCGCGGCCACGCTCACGGCGCTCTTCCTGGCCTTCACCTTCGGCCCGCCGCTGATCCGACGCCTGTCGAAGCTGCGCGTCGGCCAGCCGATCCGGGAGATCGGCCCCGACCACCAGTCGAAGGCGGGCACGCCCACGATGGGCGGCCTCCTGATCCTGTTGTCGCTGCTCGTGTCGGTGCTGCTCTGGTCGAATCTCGACAGCCGACCCGTCTGGATCCTGGTCGGCTTGACCCTGGGCTACGGGATCCTCGGCTTCATCGACGACTACGCAAAGGTGCGTGAGGGCAGCAGCGCCGGCGTGTCCGCGCGCGCGAAGCTCTTCTGGCAGACGCTGCTGGCCTCGATCGTGGCCCTCGCCATCTACACCGACCCGAACTTCGACGCCCGGCTCTCGGTGCCGTTCTTCAAGAACTTCACGCCCCACATCGGCTGGCTCTACATCCCGCTCGCCACCTTCATCATCGTGGCCACCAGCAATGCGGTGAATCTCACCGACGGACTCGACGGGCTGGCGATCGGCCCGGTGATGATCTCCGCCGGGACCTTCTTGATCCTTGCCTATGCGGCCGGCCACGCGGTGATCGCCGACTACCTGGCGATCAAGCACGTCCCCGGATCGGGACACCTCGCGATCTTCTGCGGCGCCTTGATCGGCGGCGGACTCGGCTTCCTGTGGTTCAACGCCCCGCCGGCCCAGCTGTTCATGGGCGACGTCGGATCACTGGCCCTGGGCGGCGCGCTGGGCACGATCGCCCTCCTGATCCGCCAGGAGATCCTGCTCGCCGTGGTGGGCGGCGTGTTCGTGATGGAGACGGTGTCGGTGATCATCCAGGTCACCTCGTTCCGCCTGACGGGGAAGAGGGTGTTCCTCATGACACCCATTCACCACCACTTCGAGAAGCTCGGCTGGGCCGAGCAGAAGATCGTCGTCCGCTTCTGGATCGTGTCGGCCATTCTCGGCCTGGTGGCGCTGTCGTCCCTGAAGCTGCGTTGA
- the murF gene encoding UDP-N-acetylmuramoyl-tripeptide--D-alanyl-D-alanine ligase: protein MSEVFRVEDAVRWTGGRLRRGEPGTRFESVTIDSRNVGHAALFVAIRGDRFDGHDFLADVARAGVQGCLVDEAHPEGTAPGAEIAVADTTAALGALAKGHRERHRGPLVAITGSNGKTTTKEMCAAILGATGPCLKTEGNLNNHFGLPLTLLRREAEHRHVVVELGMNHRGEIAQLAQIARADVGVITNVGTAHIEHLGSQEEIALEKGDLVASLATAGTAVLNVDDPRVSAQAERTAARVLRFGRSPKADVRAEDERSDPSGRYHFRLTTAEGSVAVQVAGLGETTVINALAAAAGALAAGCALQELPRGLAAYRPVTGRLEPILLRGGGLLINDTYNANPQSMEEALRTLTRDAGEGQCIAILGDMGELGEHEVAAHEGAGELAGKLGVDRLFAVGANAQRVAAAAERAGIPATATFASEQWEDVAERALAGLEAGDRVLVKGSRAMRMERVVAHLREGFGEARED from the coding sequence ATGAGCGAAGTGTTTCGCGTCGAGGATGCGGTGCGCTGGACCGGAGGCCGCCTGCGTCGCGGCGAGCCCGGCACCCGCTTCGAGAGCGTCACGATCGATAGCCGCAACGTCGGACACGCGGCCCTCTTCGTCGCGATCCGCGGTGACCGTTTCGACGGCCACGACTTCCTCGCCGACGTCGCGCGGGCCGGGGTGCAGGGCTGTCTCGTCGACGAGGCCCACCCCGAAGGCACGGCGCCGGGCGCGGAGATCGCCGTCGCCGACACGACTGCCGCGTTGGGGGCGCTCGCCAAGGGGCATCGAGAACGGCACCGCGGTCCGCTGGTCGCGATCACGGGCAGCAACGGCAAGACCACGACGAAGGAGATGTGCGCGGCGATCCTCGGCGCGACGGGCCCCTGCCTGAAGACCGAGGGCAACTTGAACAACCACTTCGGGCTGCCCCTGACCCTGCTGCGGCGCGAAGCCGAGCACCGTCACGTCGTCGTGGAGCTCGGCATGAACCACCGGGGGGAGATCGCGCAGCTCGCGCAGATCGCACGGGCCGACGTCGGCGTGATCACCAACGTCGGGACGGCCCACATCGAGCACTTGGGCAGTCAGGAAGAGATCGCTCTGGAGAAGGGCGACCTGGTGGCGTCGCTGGCGACCGCGGGCACAGCGGTCCTGAACGTGGACGATCCGCGCGTCTCCGCCCAGGCGGAGCGCACCGCGGCGCGCGTCCTTCGCTTCGGGCGCTCCCCGAAAGCCGATGTGCGCGCGGAAGACGAGCGCAGTGATCCCTCGGGTCGCTACCACTTCCGCCTGACGACGGCGGAGGGGAGCGTGGCGGTGCAGGTGGCCGGGCTCGGAGAAACCACGGTGATCAACGCGCTCGCGGCTGCGGCGGGGGCACTCGCCGCGGGCTGTGCGCTCCAGGAGCTGCCGCGCGGACTGGCCGCCTATCGACCGGTGACCGGTCGTCTCGAGCCCATCCTGTTGCGCGGCGGAGGCCTCCTGATCAACGACACCTACAACGCCAACCCCCAGTCGATGGAAGAGGCGCTGCGCACGCTGACCCGCGACGCGGGCGAAGGCCAGTGCATCGCGATCCTCGGTGACATGGGCGAGCTCGGCGAGCACGAAGTGGCCGCCCACGAGGGTGCCGGCGAGCTCGCCGGCAAGCTCGGCGTCGATCGCTTGTTCGCCGTGGGCGCGAATGCCCAGCGCGTGGCGGCTGCGGCCGAGCGCGCCGGGATTCCGGCGACCGCGACCTTCGCGTCCGAGCAGTGGGAAGACGTCGCCGAACGGGCCCTGGCCGGCCTCGAAGCGGGGGACCGTGTTTTGGTGAAGGGATCGCGAGCGATGCGCATGGAGCGCGTCGTCGCACATCTGCGCGAAGGCTTCGGCGAGGCGCGCGAGGACTGA
- a CDS encoding UDP-N-acetylmuramoyl-L-alanyl-D-glutamate--2,6-diaminopimelate ligase, whose translation MRLGELLGALPAPNAPRSQRPGAAGADPIIRGLTYDSRDVSPGDAFFALRGAEVDGHDYLAAAQRLGASALIVESLPAGFEVKDAAIVEVPDSRRALAPIAAHFFGRPSEELSLIGVTGTNGKTSTTYLVESLLAAAGRRAGLIGTVEVRFGSERQRAVNTTPESLDLQRLLRNMCTQHVETAVMEVSSHGLDCGRVDGCGFAVAAFTNLTQDHLDHHGDMDRYREAKLLLMREHLRPDGVAIVNIDDPSGAAFVAAARERGARVLRVSREGDGDAEIRLLEAHVDLEGTRATVATPAASGELQLPLLGDFNLENLLVAVGIGVGLELPFATIAEGVAACPQVPGRIERVGASAGPQVIVDYAHTPDAVDKLLATLRPLCRGRLITVFGCGGDRDRAKRPLMAEAVARHADRVVATSDNPRTEDPERILDDVEAGLVGFPRVDAAAFDDTRGYLRIADRREAIRAALAIAGPDDMVAIAGKGHEDYQIIGRERLPFSDRDEALRALAEPTAPEAE comes from the coding sequence ATGAGACTCGGCGAGCTGCTCGGTGCCCTGCCCGCCCCGAATGCGCCTCGGAGCCAGCGCCCCGGCGCCGCCGGCGCGGACCCGATCATCCGCGGACTCACCTACGACTCGCGCGACGTCAGCCCGGGCGATGCGTTCTTCGCCCTGCGCGGGGCCGAGGTCGACGGTCACGACTACCTCGCCGCCGCCCAGCGTCTCGGGGCGAGCGCGCTGATCGTGGAGTCGTTGCCCGCGGGCTTCGAGGTGAAGGACGCGGCCATCGTCGAGGTACCGGACTCCCGCCGCGCGCTGGCGCCCATCGCCGCCCACTTCTTCGGTCGCCCGAGCGAGGAACTCTCGCTCATCGGCGTCACGGGCACGAACGGCAAGACGTCGACGACCTACCTCGTCGAATCCCTGCTCGCTGCGGCGGGACGTCGCGCCGGCCTGATCGGCACGGTCGAGGTGCGGTTCGGCAGCGAACGGCAGCGGGCTGTCAACACCACGCCCGAGAGCCTCGACCTCCAGCGACTGCTGCGGAACATGTGCACCCAGCACGTCGAGACCGCGGTGATGGAAGTGTCGTCCCACGGCCTCGACTGCGGCCGCGTCGATGGCTGCGGCTTCGCTGTGGCGGCGTTCACGAACCTCACCCAGGACCACCTCGACCACCATGGCGACATGGATCGCTACCGGGAGGCGAAGCTCCTGCTGATGCGGGAGCACCTGCGCCCGGACGGCGTCGCAATCGTCAACATCGACGACCCGAGCGGAGCGGCGTTCGTCGCGGCCGCCCGGGAGCGCGGTGCGCGGGTGCTGCGCGTCTCGCGCGAAGGCGACGGCGACGCCGAGATCCGTCTCCTCGAAGCCCACGTGGACCTCGAGGGTACGCGTGCGACCGTCGCGACGCCGGCTGCCAGCGGCGAGCTCCAGCTCCCCCTGCTCGGCGACTTCAACCTCGAGAACCTGCTCGTCGCCGTCGGGATCGGGGTCGGTCTGGAGTTGCCCTTCGCCACGATCGCCGAGGGTGTCGCGGCGTGTCCCCAGGTGCCCGGTCGCATCGAGCGCGTCGGCGCGAGCGCCGGCCCCCAGGTGATCGTCGACTACGCCCATACGCCCGACGCGGTCGACAAGTTGCTCGCCACGTTGCGCCCGCTTTGCCGCGGACGCCTGATCACCGTGTTCGGCTGCGGTGGTGACCGGGACCGCGCGAAGCGTCCGCTGATGGCCGAAGCGGTGGCGCGGCACGCGGACCGGGTGGTCGCCACGAGCGACAACCCGCGCACCGAAGACCCCGAGCGCATCCTCGATGACGTCGAGGCGGGTCTGGTCGGCTTTCCCCGCGTGGATGCCGCGGCCTTCGACGACACGCGCGGCTACTTGCGCATCGCCGATCGCCGCGAAGCGATCCGGGCGGCCCTCGCCATCGCTGGACCGGACGACATGGTCGCCATCGCGGGCAAGGGTCACGAGGACTACCAGATCATCGGTCGCGAACGACTACCCTTCAGCGACCGCGACGAGGCGCTGCGCGCGCTCGCCGAGCCCACCGCGCCGGAGGCCGAATGA